From the Sphingomonas aliaeris genome, one window contains:
- a CDS encoding RES family NAD+ phosphorylase translates to MKPIRDLTSGTDPNDAVWPENIFGPFIPVAEHDIGIFNEIVGDEIDSDFASSICCCNICYTDFCKRWPNTTFRVSEFQEQSFDTEYLLENSRAPSCYSDAEMSSLRHFVECPRCYSYAKQVWIYEHRFSDIPEIEEAIDELVAIGKRTPFLLLEHEFARRVLEQIRRMAKSQAKTPLPASLFRARTDADIKKCGQSPTDVATFGPAPAEFVGEGRFNHAGAPLLYVASSPELAASEIGCPGEPCTAGELTFSMAMRVLDLVDLEDGDEGDNLMLALSNSALISAPRTGQGWMKSEYVFSRFVADCARDAGFDAVRYGSTKLASGVNFVLLEPTASFETIATLISHRSLAGGAPDRRY, encoded by the coding sequence ATGAAGCCCATTAGAGATCTGACGTCTGGTACTGACCCCAATGACGCTGTTTGGCCGGAGAATATCTTCGGTCCTTTCATCCCTGTCGCCGAGCACGATATAGGCATTTTCAACGAGATAGTGGGCGATGAGATCGATTCCGATTTCGCCTCTAGCATCTGCTGCTGTAACATTTGTTATACGGATTTTTGCAAACGCTGGCCGAACACGACTTTCCGAGTATCCGAATTCCAGGAGCAATCATTCGACACTGAATATTTGCTCGAAAACAGTCGAGCGCCCAGCTGCTACAGCGATGCCGAGATGTCGAGCCTTCGTCATTTCGTAGAGTGTCCGCGCTGCTATAGCTATGCCAAACAGGTCTGGATTTATGAGCACAGGTTCAGCGATATTCCAGAGATCGAAGAGGCGATCGACGAGCTTGTCGCAATCGGAAAGCGGACCCCTTTTTTGTTGCTCGAGCACGAGTTCGCGAGACGAGTTCTCGAGCAGATCAGGCGGATGGCCAAGAGCCAGGCTAAGACCCCGCTTCCTGCCTCCCTTTTTCGCGCTCGGACCGATGCAGACATCAAAAAGTGTGGGCAGTCACCGACGGACGTGGCGACGTTCGGTCCTGCGCCTGCGGAATTCGTCGGGGAGGGGCGTTTCAATCACGCGGGCGCACCCTTGCTCTATGTCGCGAGCTCCCCGGAACTGGCAGCTTCGGAGATCGGGTGTCCGGGCGAGCCCTGCACCGCTGGCGAGCTCACGTTCTCAATGGCAATGCGGGTGCTTGATCTTGTAGACCTTGAGGACGGGGATGAAGGCGATAATCTGATGCTCGCCCTTAGTAACTCAGCGCTAATTTCGGCCCCTCGCACGGGCCAGGGATGGATGAAATCCGAATATGTTTTCTCCCGGTTCGTCGCTGACTGCGCACGGGACGCAGGGTTCGATGCCGTGCGATACGGATCGACCAAACTGGCGTCCGGCGTAAACTTTGTCCTCTTGGAGCCGACTGCCTCATTCGAGACGATCGCTACGCTTATCAGCCACCGCTCGCTAGCAGGTGGCGCACCTGACCGCCGATATTAA
- a CDS encoding MFS transporter, producing MPPSSKKRRVEASVAPRSKLPTAALAGLAASGFLCIVTETLPAGLLPQIASGLQISEAIAGQLVAVYALGSLLAAIPLTSLTQGLRRRPVLLTTIICFVVGNTLTAWAGSITVVLVARFVAGCAAGLAWGILAGYARSIVRADQTGPAMALAMVGVPLALSLGVPIGTFLGGLVGWRGSFLILSALSVVLIGWIIFKVPDAPGRTGDDRPSLRRVVATPGIIPILLVILAWMTGHNILYTYIAPFATAASVRVDLVLLAFGISSLVGIWIVGRLVDRMLRMLVLLAIGSFAAVAVFLSLIGGQGLAVYAAAVVWGLGFGGAGAMMQTASADAAGDGVDLAQAMVTTAWNLAIAAGGSFGGVLLTTGGTTLLPPAVAALAVAAFLITLAARRFAFPPGHRTPLTTDPTISSTSHPFLRKVAAPDDVR from the coding sequence ATGCCTCCATCCTCCAAAAAACGTCGCGTTGAAGCGAGCGTAGCTCCACGCTCCAAACTCCCGACCGCGGCCCTTGCTGGTCTCGCCGCCAGTGGCTTTCTGTGCATCGTGACCGAAACACTTCCTGCTGGCCTACTCCCGCAGATCGCATCCGGCCTGCAGATCTCCGAGGCGATCGCGGGACAACTCGTTGCCGTCTATGCGCTGGGGTCCTTGCTGGCAGCGATCCCGCTCACGAGCCTGACCCAGGGGCTTCGAAGAAGACCGGTACTACTTACCACCATCATCTGCTTCGTTGTCGGCAACACGCTGACCGCTTGGGCCGGATCGATCACGGTCGTGCTGGTCGCGCGGTTCGTCGCCGGGTGCGCGGCGGGTCTCGCCTGGGGAATCCTTGCGGGTTACGCGCGCAGCATCGTGCGTGCCGATCAGACCGGCCCGGCAATGGCCCTCGCCATGGTCGGCGTGCCGCTGGCGCTGTCACTGGGTGTTCCCATAGGCACCTTCCTGGGCGGTTTGGTTGGGTGGCGCGGATCGTTCCTGATCCTCTCGGCACTGAGTGTCGTGCTGATCGGCTGGATTATCTTCAAGGTGCCCGATGCCCCCGGGCGGACGGGTGACGATCGTCCTTCTCTGCGCCGCGTCGTCGCGACACCGGGTATCATACCGATCCTGCTCGTCATCCTTGCCTGGATGACGGGCCACAACATCCTCTACACCTACATCGCGCCGTTCGCGACCGCTGCGTCCGTGCGGGTCGATCTCGTCCTGCTGGCGTTCGGCATCAGCTCGCTCGTCGGCATCTGGATCGTCGGGCGACTAGTCGATCGGATGCTGCGCATGCTGGTATTGCTCGCGATCGGATCGTTTGCCGCCGTCGCTGTTTTCCTGTCGCTCATCGGCGGCCAGGGCCTTGCCGTCTATGCAGCAGCCGTTGTCTGGGGTCTTGGCTTCGGTGGTGCCGGGGCGATGATGCAGACGGCGTCGGCGGACGCAGCCGGTGATGGCGTTGATCTGGCGCAGGCGATGGTGACAACGGCTTGGAACCTGGCGATTGCGGCCGGTGGGTCGTTTGGCGGGGTGCTCCTCACGACGGGAGGGACCACGCTGCTGCCGCCCGCTGTCGCCGCGCTGGCCGTGGCCGCCTTCCTCATCACACTGGCCGCACGCCGCTTCGCCTTCCCACCCGGTCATCGAACACCGTTGACCACAGACCCGACGATAAGCTCAACATCCCATCCTTTTTTGAGAAAGGTCGCAGCGCCTGACGACGTCCGCTAA
- a CDS encoding PEPxxWA-CTERM sorting domain-containing protein, whose amino-acid sequence MPETATWGMMITGFGMIGGGLRSRRRSGKISFA is encoded by the coding sequence GTGCCGGAGACCGCTACCTGGGGCATGATGATTACCGGGTTCGGAATGATTGGCGGCGGGCTTCGCTCGCGACGTCGTTCGGGCAAGATCAGTTTCGCCTAA
- a CDS encoding UPF0149 family protein encodes MRKPPSRFRRLDDALADLPVEEPMLLTELDGFLTGLLVSPVTVPTDDWMTVIWGVDSGGIPPFNDPLDVQWFVNAVSARRDEIARNLSRGKLQPILDIDERDGEVLWEYWVDAFAEAIALRPDAWAVLTDDPDRVEPWSRMLALIAIARGESDLDSIEINAFQSRAVAELTDTIQRLYTAIAHHGGVKPLPGPANLAVKIGRNDLCHCGSGKKHKHCCS; translated from the coding sequence GTGAGAAAACCACCTTCCCGTTTTCGCCGTTTAGATGACGCGTTGGCGGATCTTCCCGTCGAAGAGCCGATGCTGCTCACCGAACTGGACGGCTTTCTTACCGGGCTTTTGGTCTCCCCTGTGACTGTCCCCACTGACGACTGGATGACGGTGATCTGGGGCGTGGATTCTGGTGGCATACCTCCCTTCAACGATCCGCTCGATGTGCAGTGGTTCGTAAATGCGGTGTCGGCGCGGCGTGACGAGATTGCGCGCAATTTGTCGCGGGGAAAACTGCAGCCGATCCTCGACATCGATGAGCGGGACGGCGAGGTATTGTGGGAATATTGGGTTGATGCCTTCGCGGAAGCGATTGCGCTGCGTCCGGACGCATGGGCGGTGCTGACAGACGACCCCGACCGCGTCGAACCATGGTCCCGTATGTTGGCGCTAATCGCGATCGCGCGCGGCGAAAGCGATCTCGACAGCATCGAGATCAACGCATTTCAAAGTCGCGCAGTGGCTGAGCTAACGGACACCATTCAACGCCTCTATACTGCCATTGCGCATCACGGTGGGGTGAAACCGCTGCCTGGCCCTGCGAATCTGGCTGTGAAGATCGGCCGCAACGACTTGTGTCATTGCGGATCAGGTAAGAAGCACAAGCATTGTTGCAGCTAA
- a CDS encoding TetR/AcrR family transcriptional regulator, with translation MTINENKRPRGRPRGFALEAAVEAGQHLFHEHGYENVSVAALTEAIGITPPSFYAAFGSKAAFFKESLRLYSATVVPLDRFLMPGAAPMAALGDMLRAAAHAYTTSPQRRGCLILEHAKAGTTDWGIAAKQIAGENRNRVAEFLDDAGIKAPGRVADYVATTMLGLSAAAREGWDEPRLLAVANTAAEALLCRSALEE, from the coding sequence ATGACCATTAACGAAAATAAGCGGCCACGGGGGCGGCCCCGGGGATTCGCGCTTGAAGCTGCGGTCGAAGCCGGGCAGCACCTGTTTCACGAGCATGGCTATGAAAACGTCAGCGTGGCGGCGCTGACCGAGGCGATCGGGATTACTCCGCCGAGCTTCTATGCAGCGTTCGGCAGCAAGGCCGCATTCTTCAAAGAGAGCCTAAGGCTCTACTCGGCCACCGTGGTGCCGCTGGACCGCTTCCTGATGCCGGGTGCAGCGCCGATGGCGGCGCTTGGCGACATGCTGCGAGCTGCGGCGCACGCTTATACCACTAGTCCGCAGCGGCGTGGTTGCCTGATCCTTGAACACGCAAAAGCAGGCACAACGGATTGGGGCATCGCAGCCAAACAAATTGCGGGAGAAAACCGCAACAGGGTGGCGGAATTTCTGGACGATGCGGGAATTAAAGCTCCCGGACGTGTCGCAGATTACGTTGCTACGACAATGCTCGGCCTATCGGCTGCAGCGCGAGAGGGATGGGACGAGCCAAGACTGCTTGCCGTCGCCAACACGGCAGCCGAGGCTCTACTTTGTCGCTCAGCCCTTGAGGAGTGA
- a CDS encoding PEPxxWA-CTERM sorting domain-containing protein, whose protein sequence is MKTMTTLLTATASILIAVPANAAIYFVNQSVGSISVIGSISTNDTIGSLQTGDITDFSLKLTSAANTVTLNSANAFFVTGGEGLVASSEAVTFNFSNSANSFFYFFDGFANFVCGASGEQGGCTGVNNTLEATVDPTFVSIPKFGSYKFATAGAVPETATWGMMIAGFGMIGAAMRSRRRSTKVSFA, encoded by the coding sequence ATGAAGACAATGACGACACTACTTACTGCAACGGCTTCTATTCTTATTGCGGTACCTGCAAATGCGGCAATTTATTTTGTCAACCAATCTGTTGGTAGTATTTCTGTTATTGGGTCGATCTCAACAAACGACACTATCGGGTCACTGCAAACAGGCGATATTACTGACTTTAGCCTAAAGCTAACTAGTGCCGCAAACACAGTTACGCTGAACAGTGCAAACGCCTTTTTCGTAACGGGCGGTGAAGGTCTAGTTGCTTCCTCGGAAGCCGTCACTTTTAACTTTTCTAATAGCGCGAACAGCTTCTTCTACTTCTTTGATGGTTTTGCAAACTTTGTTTGCGGCGCTTCTGGTGAACAGGGCGGCTGCACCGGTGTTAATAATACCCTTGAGGCAACTGTTGACCCCACCTTTGTTAGCATCCCAAAGTTTGGCAGCTACAAATTTGCGACCGCAGGCGCAGTTCCTGAAACTGCCACATGGGGGATGATGATCGCTGGCTTCGGCATGATAGGTGCAGCAATGCGCTCGCGTCGCCGAAGCACGAAGGTGTCGTTCGCCTAA
- a CDS encoding IS6 family transposase — protein MPRPRKPVSPFRYFNSSPEVIRLVVMMYVRFPLSLRNVEDLLFERGIDICHETVRMWWNRFGPLFAGDIRRQRVSRMRGLRHWRWHLDEMYVKLNGEMVYLWRAVDHEGEILESYITRTRDKDAALTFMKKALKRHGHPEAITTDGLSSYRAAMKELGNAEKQEVGRWANNRVENSHLPFRRRERAMLRFRRMKTLQKFASVHANVHNHFNLERHLIDRQVYKERRSAALAEWSKIAS, from the coding sequence ATGCCACGTCCTCGCAAGCCCGTCAGCCCGTTCCGCTACTTCAACTCATCGCCCGAAGTGATCCGACTGGTGGTCATGATGTACGTGCGGTTCCCGCTGTCGCTGCGTAATGTCGAAGACTTGCTATTTGAGCGCGGGATCGACATTTGTCACGAGACGGTGCGGATGTGGTGGAACAGGTTCGGTCCCCTGTTCGCGGGCGACATTCGCCGCCAGCGTGTATCGCGTATGCGCGGTCTCCGGCACTGGCGATGGCACCTCGACGAGATGTATGTGAAGCTAAACGGTGAGATGGTTTACCTGTGGCGAGCGGTTGATCACGAAGGCGAGATCCTCGAGAGCTACATCACCAGGACGCGCGATAAGGACGCGGCGCTGACTTTCATGAAGAAGGCGCTGAAGCGCCACGGCCACCCGGAGGCGATCACCACCGACGGTTTAAGCTCCTATCGTGCAGCCATGAAAGAACTCGGTAATGCTGAGAAGCAGGAGGTCGGACGCTGGGCGAACAACCGCGTCGAGAACAGTCACTTGCCCTTCCGACGACGAGAGCGGGCAATGCTGAGATTCAGGCGAATGAAGACGCTACAGAAATTCGCCAGCGTGCACGCTAACGTCCACAACCACTTCAATCTCGAACGCCATCTGATCGATCGTCAGGTTTACAAGGAACGCCGCTCAGCCGCACTGGCTGAGTGGAGCAAAATCGCGAGCTAG